In Malus sylvestris chromosome 15, drMalSylv7.2, whole genome shotgun sequence, a single genomic region encodes these proteins:
- the LOC126603438 gene encoding F-box protein 7, translating to MASDFALKVPAELESALRLNAVQYYITKRPWLDLYGINVRPVAPIGSTSRKVQVDSSLLHRCLPDELLLEVFARMTPYDLGRAACVCRKWRYTIRNPVFWRSACLKAWQLSGVVENFKILQANYDTSWRKMWLLRPRVRTDGLYVSRNTYIRAGIAEWKINNPVHLVCYYRYMRLFPSGRFLYKNSSQKLKDVAKFMNFRGARADSVFSGHYTLSDDKVEAAVLYPGMRPTVLRIRLRLRGTTTGANNRMDLLSLVTSGVNNNEVGGPDEDILGVVEGWQDDETHNPDVPAVSHKRGLTPFVFVPFEEVETSFLNLPVEKMDYFVPG from the exons ATGGCTTCAG ATTTTGCCCTGAAGGTTCCTGCTGAACTCGAATCGGCTTTGCGGTTGAACGCGGTTCAGTACTATATAACCAAGAGGCCGTGGCTTG ATCTTTATGGAATCAATGTGAGACCTGTTGCACCGATTGGAAGTACGAGTAGAAAAGTACAAGTCGATTCATCGCTTTTACACCGTTGCTTGCCGGATGAGCTGCTGCTTGAG GTTTTTGCACGAATGACCCCATATGACTTGGGAAGGGCAGCTTGTGTTTGTCGAAAATGGAGATACACTATCCGTAACCCTGTGTTTTGGCGCAGTGCCTGCTTAAAGGCTTGGCAG CTCTCTGGGGTGGTTGAAAACTTTAAGATTTTACAAGCAAACTACGACACTTCATGGAGAAAAATGTGGCTTCTAAGACCAAGGGTTCGCACTGATG GTCTGTATGTGAGCAGGAATACCTATATCCGTGCCGGAATTGCAGAATGGAAGATCAATAACCCAGTTCACTTG GTGTGCTATTACCGTTACATGCGATTGTTTCCTTCTGGCCGATTTCTCTACAAG AATTCATCTCAAAAACTCAAGGATGTAGCGAAGTTCATGAACTTCCGTGGAGCCAGGGCAGACTCTGTTTTCAGTGGCCATTACACTTTGTCAGATGATAAG GTTGAAGCTGCTGTTCTGTATCCAGGAATGCGTCCTACTGTGTTGAGAATCCGACTAAG GTTAAGAGGAACAACAACAGGAGCAAACAATAGGATGGATTTACTGTCACTTGTTACAAGTGGTGTAAACAATAACGAGGTTGGCGGCCCTGATGAGGATATCCTCGGGGTGGTTGAAGGTTGGCAGGACGATGAGACTCACAACCCAGATGTGCCGGCTGTCTCGCACAAGAGGGGTCTAACACCTTTTGTCTTTGTTCCTTTTGAGGAG GTAGAGACATCGTTTCTGAATCTGCCGGTGGAGAAGATGGATTATTTTGTACCAGGCTGA